A window from Aquabacterium sp. NJ1 encodes these proteins:
- a CDS encoding sigma-54-dependent Fis family transcriptional regulator, translating to MSVLPSELIDYLNTLAEPHILFDEQYRILAANAAYRRRYGAFESVVGRTCYEVSHHFDRPCDQAGESCPLSQARHSGQRERVLHLHHTPAGEAYVDIELIPLRNPNGDLTLFVEKMDELNAGSGAVTGEGLVGRSAPFREMLELVSRVGPSQAAVLLRGESGTGKELVARAVHTASKRAKGPLVVVECASLTETLFESELFGHEKGAFTGATSAKPGLVEAASGGTLFLDEVGDIPLPMQVKLLRLLESGTYRRVGSTALRRADVRVVSATHRDLPAMIEAGLFREDLFHRLSVFPIDLPPLRERGEDLPLLANTMLQRIEPERQLQFSEGAMAELSACDFPGNVRELRNVVERATLLCDGDLIEASHVRRALSGHMGRTVASVGTPWPREGQGAAVTTIKDIASKALRAQLAHHQGTRAELARKLGISPRSLYRKLKEIEPDR from the coding sequence ATGTCCGTGCTGCCGTCGGAGCTCATCGACTATCTCAACACGCTCGCCGAGCCGCACATCCTCTTCGATGAGCAGTACCGCATCCTGGCGGCCAACGCGGCCTATCGACGGCGATATGGCGCGTTCGAGTCGGTTGTGGGCCGCACCTGTTACGAGGTTTCGCACCACTTCGACCGGCCTTGTGATCAGGCCGGGGAGAGTTGCCCGCTGAGCCAGGCCCGGCATTCCGGGCAGCGCGAACGTGTGCTGCACCTCCATCACACGCCCGCTGGTGAGGCGTATGTCGATATCGAGCTGATCCCCTTGCGCAACCCGAACGGGGACTTGACCCTCTTTGTTGAAAAGATGGACGAGTTGAACGCTGGCAGCGGTGCGGTGACGGGCGAGGGGCTGGTGGGGCGCTCGGCCCCATTCCGCGAGATGCTGGAGCTGGTCTCGCGGGTGGGGCCTTCGCAGGCTGCGGTCTTGCTGCGCGGCGAGTCGGGCACGGGCAAGGAGCTGGTGGCCAGGGCGGTGCACACGGCGAGCAAGCGTGCCAAAGGGCCGCTGGTGGTGGTCGAATGCGCTTCGTTGACGGAGACGCTTTTCGAGAGCGAGCTGTTCGGGCATGAGAAGGGCGCGTTCACGGGGGCGACCAGTGCCAAGCCCGGGCTGGTGGAGGCTGCAAGCGGTGGCACCTTGTTTCTGGACGAGGTCGGTGACATCCCCTTGCCCATGCAGGTCAAGTTGCTGCGCTTGCTGGAGTCGGGCACGTATCGGCGTGTGGGCAGCACGGCCTTGCGGCGCGCCGATGTGCGCGTGGTGTCGGCCACGCACCGTGATTTGCCCGCCATGATCGAGGCGGGGCTGTTTCGCGAGGACCTGTTTCATCGTCTGAGCGTCTTCCCGATCGACCTGCCGCCTTTGCGTGAACGCGGTGAGGATTTGCCGCTGCTGGCCAACACCATGCTCCAGCGCATCGAGCCGGAACGCCAGCTGCAGTTCAGCGAGGGCGCGATGGCCGAGCTCAGCGCCTGCGACTTTCCCGGCAATGTGCGAGAGCTGCGCAATGTGGTCGAGCGCGCCACCTTGTTGTGTGATGGCGATCTGATCGAGGCATCGCATGTCCGGCGTGCGTTGTCTGGCCACATGGGGCGCACGGTGGCCAGCGTGGGCACACCTTGGCCGCGTGAAGGGCAAGGCGCGGCAGTGACGACCATCAAGGACATCGCGAGCAAGGCCTTGCGTGCCCAGTTGGCCCACCACCAGGGCACGCGCGCCGAGCTGGCCAGGAAGTTGGGCATCAGCCCCAGGTCCTTGTACCGCAAGCTCAAGGAGATCGAGCCTGATCGCTGA
- the cydP gene encoding cytochrome oxidase putative small subunit CydP: protein MNQTDRRLLRHVITAVAIKLIALAALWQLFVRDERVIVDTERAAMQLGVAAQPAPAQGASK from the coding sequence ATGAATCAGACAGACCGACGTTTGCTGCGTCATGTCATCACGGCTGTGGCGATCAAGCTGATCGCCCTGGCGGCGCTGTGGCAACTCTTTGTGCGCGATGAGCGCGTCATCGTGGACACCGAACGCGCAGCCATGCAATTAGGGGTCGCGGCACAGCCTGCGCCCGCTCAAGGAGCTTCCAAGTGA
- a CDS encoding cytochrome ubiquinol oxidase subunit I, producing the protein MISEQLVDLSRLQFAATAMYHFLFVPLTLGMVWMLVIMESVYVMTGQVIWKDMTRFWGKLFGINFALGVTTGITLEFQFGTNWAYYSHYVGDIFGAPLAIEGLMAFFLESTFIGLFFFGWDRLSRTQHLLVTLLMALGTNLSALWILIANGWMQNPVGAEFSWQTMRMEMVDFWAVVFNPDAQAKFVHTVSAGYVTGAMFVLSVSSWYLLKGRDVEFAKRSFRVASAFGLASVLSVIVLGDESGYTVGEAQQTKMAALEAMWHTEPAPAGLKLIAGINEAQRKNDWEIEVPYVMGLIGTRSVSKQIPGIHDIVERNRERIVRGIVAVTALETLRHNRQDTVARKVLEDNKHDLGFGLLLKKYVSDVRQATPAMIDQAARDTIPRVTPMFWGFRAMVGLGFAMLALFAMAFWSTLKGACQKHRWLLRWALIMLPTPWLACELGWFVAEYGRQPWTIYGVLPTHLSVSTLSVESLYGSLAGFIGFYTVLLVVEMFLMVKFARMGPGSLGTGRYMNEPAH; encoded by the coding sequence GTGATCTCAGAACAACTTGTCGACCTCTCGCGGCTGCAGTTCGCCGCCACGGCGATGTACCACTTCCTCTTCGTGCCGCTGACACTGGGCATGGTCTGGATGCTGGTCATCATGGAAAGCGTCTACGTCATGACCGGGCAGGTCATCTGGAAGGACATGACGCGCTTCTGGGGCAAGCTCTTTGGCATCAACTTCGCGCTGGGCGTCACCACCGGCATCACGCTGGAGTTCCAGTTCGGCACCAACTGGGCCTACTACTCGCACTATGTGGGCGACATCTTCGGCGCCCCGCTGGCCATCGAAGGCCTGATGGCCTTCTTCCTCGAATCCACCTTCATCGGCCTGTTCTTCTTTGGTTGGGACCGCCTGAGCCGCACCCAGCATTTGCTGGTGACCCTGCTCATGGCCCTGGGCACCAACCTGTCGGCCTTGTGGATCCTGATCGCCAATGGCTGGATGCAGAACCCGGTGGGGGCCGAGTTCAGCTGGCAGACCATGCGCATGGAGATGGTCGACTTCTGGGCCGTCGTCTTCAACCCGGATGCGCAGGCCAAGTTCGTTCACACCGTGTCCGCCGGCTACGTCACGGGCGCCATGTTCGTGCTGTCCGTGTCGAGCTGGTACCTGCTCAAGGGGCGTGATGTCGAATTCGCCAAGCGCAGCTTCCGGGTGGCCTCGGCCTTCGGCCTCGCCTCTGTGCTCAGCGTGATCGTGCTGGGCGATGAGTCGGGCTACACCGTGGGCGAAGCGCAGCAAACCAAGATGGCCGCACTCGAAGCCATGTGGCACACCGAGCCAGCGCCTGCCGGACTCAAGCTCATCGCAGGCATCAACGAAGCACAACGCAAGAACGACTGGGAAATCGAGGTGCCTTATGTCATGGGCCTGATCGGCACACGCTCGGTGAGCAAGCAGATTCCGGGCATCCATGACATCGTCGAGCGCAATCGCGAACGCATCGTGCGCGGCATCGTGGCCGTCACCGCGCTGGAGACCTTGCGCCACAACCGGCAGGACACCGTGGCCCGCAAGGTGCTCGAAGACAACAAGCATGACCTGGGCTTCGGGTTGCTGCTCAAGAAGTATGTGAGTGACGTCCGCCAGGCCACGCCCGCCATGATCGACCAGGCAGCACGCGACACCATCCCCCGCGTCACACCGATGTTCTGGGGCTTCCGCGCCATGGTCGGGCTGGGCTTCGCCATGCTGGCCCTGTTTGCCATGGCCTTCTGGAGCACGCTCAAAGGCGCCTGCCAGAAGCACCGCTGGCTGCTGCGCTGGGCCCTGATCATGCTGCCCACACCGTGGCTGGCCTGCGAGCTGGGCTGGTTCGTCGCCGAATACGGTCGCCAACCCTGGACGATCTACGGCGTGCTGCCCACCCACCTGAGCGTCTCCACGCTCAGCGTTGAAAGCCTCTATGGCTCGCTGGCCGGCTTCATTGGTTTCTACACCGTGCTGTTGGTGGTGGAGATGTTCCTGATGGTGAAGTTCGCGCGCATGGGGCCCGGCAGCCTGGGCACGGGCCGCTACATGAACGAGCCCGCTCACTGA
- the cydB gene encoding cytochrome d ubiquinol oxidase subunit II translates to MLDYPTLKVIWWLLVGVLLVGFAIMDGHDMGVGTLLPFVGRNDVERRVVINTVGPHWDGNQVWFITGGGAIFAAWPLVYASAFSGFYWAMLAVLWALFFRPVGFDYRSKIHNATWRNTWDWGLFVGGAVPPLIFGVAFGNLLQGVPFNFDIYLVPSYSGTFWQLLNPFALLTGVVSSAMITLQGASYLAHRTEGTVQQRAISAGTGAALVMVVAFIGAGVWLQTIPGYRITSMLDTAALPDPLNKTVVREAGAWMANYGRAPALWLLPALGVLGALGAALLMKARRTLSAFVASSLGIVGVIGTAGCSMFPFVMPSSSAPNASLTVWDSVSSHLTLSLMFWATLIFMPLIISYTAWAYRVMRGKVTEAYIREHDHAAY, encoded by the coding sequence ATGCTTGATTACCCTACGCTCAAAGTCATCTGGTGGCTGCTGGTCGGTGTGCTGCTGGTCGGCTTCGCCATCATGGATGGGCACGACATGGGGGTGGGCACCTTGCTGCCCTTCGTCGGCCGCAACGATGTCGAACGCCGTGTTGTCATCAACACCGTCGGCCCGCACTGGGATGGCAACCAGGTGTGGTTCATCACCGGGGGCGGTGCCATCTTTGCCGCGTGGCCGCTGGTGTATGCCTCCGCGTTCAGCGGCTTCTACTGGGCCATGCTGGCCGTGCTGTGGGCCCTGTTCTTCAGGCCGGTCGGCTTTGACTACCGCAGCAAGATCCACAACGCCACCTGGCGCAACACCTGGGACTGGGGCCTGTTCGTGGGCGGCGCCGTGCCACCCCTGATCTTTGGCGTGGCCTTCGGCAACTTGCTGCAGGGTGTGCCCTTCAACTTTGACATCTACCTGGTGCCCAGCTACAGCGGTACCTTCTGGCAACTGCTCAACCCCTTTGCCTTGCTCACCGGCGTGGTCAGCAGCGCGATGATCACCTTGCAAGGTGCCAGCTACCTGGCCCACCGCACCGAAGGCACCGTTCAACAAAGAGCCATCTCGGCGGGCACGGGCGCGGCCTTGGTGATGGTCGTGGCCTTCATCGGCGCGGGTGTCTGGCTGCAAACCATCCCGGGCTACCGCATCACGTCCATGCTGGACACGGCTGCCCTGCCCGACCCCTTGAACAAGACGGTGGTGCGCGAAGCAGGTGCCTGGATGGCCAACTACGGCCGCGCACCGGCCCTGTGGTTGCTGCCCGCCCTGGGTGTGCTCGGGGCGCTCGGGGCGGCGCTCCTGATGAAGGCCCGCCGGACGCTCAGCGCCTTCGTGGCCTCGTCACTGGGCATCGTCGGCGTGATCGGCACGGCTGGCTGCAGCATGTTCCCCTTTGTCATGCCCTCAAGCAGCGCGCCCAATGCCAGCCTCACGGTGTGGGACAGCGTCTCCAGCCACCTGACCTTGAGCCTGATGTTCTGGGCCACGCTGATCTTCATGCCGCTGATCATCAGTTACACCGCCTGGGCCTACCGCGTGATGCGCGGCAAGGTCACCGAGGCCTACATCCGCGAGCACGATCACGCCGCGTATTGA
- the cydX gene encoding cytochrome bd-I oxidase subunit CydX translates to MWYFTWILGIGFAVLLAILNAMWGENQDARVQSHRSSDDA, encoded by the coding sequence ATGTGGTACTTCACCTGGATTCTGGGCATCGGCTTCGCCGTGCTCCTGGCCATCCTCAACGCGATGTGGGGAGAAAACCAGGACGCCCGCGTGCAATCGCATCGCTCATCTGACGACGCTTGA
- a CDS encoding cyd operon YbgE family protein, with translation MPDGRPLHWPSLIVALAIMLAGTAYPPLLTSPAGHVDHRLASLVFMAMAAGFVRGVGFVPRYWLWRVLFSGWSCALALMAAVWLKWLH, from the coding sequence ATGCCCGACGGGCGGCCTTTGCACTGGCCCAGCCTGATCGTGGCACTGGCCATCATGCTGGCAGGCACGGCCTACCCACCGCTGCTGACCTCGCCGGCAGGTCACGTTGACCACCGGCTCGCCAGCCTGGTCTTCATGGCCATGGCCGCGGGCTTTGTACGCGGCGTCGGTTTTGTGCCGCGATACTGGTTATGGCGGGTGCTGTTCTCTGGTTGGTCATGTGCCTTGGCCCTGATGGCGGCCGTCTGGCTGAAATGGCTTCACTAG
- a CDS encoding class I SAM-dependent methyltransferase — MKSHIELVNNELDVLSSLVPLHAARIIELGCGAAALARELTQRHPDASYVGYEVDLIQHGRNLQAPAAGMQFEVGGAEKIPQADAQFDLALMLKSLHHVPLDSMDQALNEVARVLKPEGFLYVSEPLYEGALNDIVKLFNDEGLVRAEAQKAVDRATESPQARFAEVARVRFDMPVHFQDYPQFEQRMMRPTYKDHGIDDAMIERVRAPFEVHCGPDGAHFVRPMLVRLLQRIR, encoded by the coding sequence ATGAAATCTCACATCGAACTGGTCAACAACGAACTGGATGTGCTGTCCAGCCTGGTCCCGCTGCACGCAGCGCGCATCATCGAGCTGGGCTGCGGCGCAGCGGCCCTGGCACGCGAGTTGACGCAACGCCACCCTGATGCAAGCTACGTTGGCTACGAGGTGGACCTGATCCAGCACGGGCGCAACCTCCAGGCGCCTGCGGCCGGCATGCAGTTCGAGGTCGGCGGGGCGGAGAAGATCCCGCAAGCGGATGCGCAGTTTGATCTGGCCTTGATGCTCAAGTCCTTGCACCATGTGCCGCTTGACAGCATGGACCAGGCTTTGAATGAAGTCGCCAGGGTGCTCAAGCCCGAAGGCTTCCTGTATGTGTCAGAACCGCTCTACGAGGGGGCGCTCAATGACATCGTCAAGCTGTTCAACGACGAGGGGCTCGTGCGTGCGGAAGCCCAGAAGGCGGTGGACCGCGCCACCGAATCACCTCAGGCACGTTTCGCAGAAGTGGCGCGCGTCAGGTTTGACATGCCCGTTCATTTCCAGGACTACCCACAATTCGAGCAGCGCATGATGCGCCCGACCTACAAGGACCATGGCATCGACGACGCCATGATCGAACGCGTCCGGGCGCCCTTCGAGGTGCATTGCGGCCCGGACGGCGCCCATTTCGTTCGCCCCATGCTGGTCCGTTTGCTCCAGCGCATTCGCTGA
- a CDS encoding HAMP domain-containing sensor histidine kinase: MDGFQTRLRARLKHSLQFRLSFFLAVTSLFAALVAGVVSFTAALAQAHELQDSMLKQIAVLAAMTPSQHAGRLNTDLSTPDADEETRVSVQWVPRTGLPARSSESTVNLNIPSSINDGLHTLSVDGEDYRVVIRSTTDGSRVVVAQEAGMRNEIARGSALRTIAPMLLLAPLLVLVVATMVRKLLTPLTQLSDEVNARSEQALHPVEVDNVPVELRPFLAAINGLLARVKQSMDMQRRFLADAAHELRSPLAALSLQTERLAQADMSATAKDRLITVREGIERGRHLLEQLLSLARAQADSPRNATSSVAVDLLVRKVIEDFIYQAEAKNIDLGMTNSDDAVVVADEMAILTVVKNLVDNAIRYSQQGSQIDVGVHLNAEHVNITVSDHGPGIPAPERERVFEPFYRILGTEESGSGLGLSIVKEIAARLEAEVTLTCTEPEHDRGLTVTLSLPRRSPSN, encoded by the coding sequence ATGGATGGTTTCCAAACCCGTTTGAGGGCTCGTTTGAAGCACTCCCTTCAGTTCCGGCTGTCTTTCTTCCTGGCTGTTACCAGTCTGTTTGCAGCGCTGGTTGCAGGCGTCGTGTCATTCACTGCAGCCCTGGCGCAAGCGCATGAGTTGCAAGACAGCATGCTCAAACAAATCGCGGTCCTGGCAGCGATGACACCGAGCCAGCACGCGGGCCGTTTGAATACGGATTTATCGACGCCCGATGCGGATGAGGAGACCCGCGTTTCAGTGCAGTGGGTGCCACGGACTGGGCTGCCTGCCCGTAGTTCAGAGTCCACGGTCAACTTGAACATCCCGTCAAGCATCAACGATGGACTTCACACCTTGTCAGTGGATGGAGAAGACTATCGCGTTGTGATTCGATCCACGACAGACGGATCTCGCGTGGTCGTTGCCCAGGAAGCAGGCATGCGCAATGAAATAGCGCGAGGCAGCGCCTTGCGGACCATCGCGCCCATGCTGCTGCTCGCGCCATTGCTTGTCCTGGTGGTCGCCACCATGGTGCGCAAGCTGCTGACCCCGCTCACGCAACTTTCAGATGAGGTCAACGCCCGATCCGAACAAGCGCTGCATCCTGTAGAGGTAGACAACGTGCCTGTCGAGTTGCGGCCGTTCCTGGCTGCCATCAACGGGCTGCTTGCCAGAGTGAAACAATCCATGGATATGCAGCGACGCTTCTTGGCTGATGCAGCACATGAACTGCGGTCGCCGCTGGCGGCTCTGTCTTTGCAGACAGAGCGTCTGGCACAAGCTGACATGTCCGCCACGGCCAAAGACCGTTTGATCACTGTCCGTGAGGGAATCGAGCGGGGGCGCCATCTGCTTGAGCAACTTTTATCGTTGGCTCGTGCTCAAGCTGACTCGCCAAGAAATGCGACATCATCGGTGGCAGTTGACCTTTTGGTCCGCAAAGTCATTGAAGATTTCATCTACCAGGCGGAAGCTAAAAACATTGATCTGGGGATGACCAACAGCGACGACGCGGTGGTCGTTGCCGATGAAATGGCGATCCTGACCGTCGTGAAGAACCTGGTGGACAACGCCATCCGCTACAGCCAGCAGGGAAGCCAGATCGATGTCGGCGTGCACCTGAACGCTGAGCATGTCAACATCACCGTCAGCGACCATGGTCCGGGCATTCCCGCGCCAGAGCGGGAGCGCGTTTTCGAACCGTTCTATCGAATTTTGGGGACAGAGGAAAGCGGCTCTGGATTGGGCCTGTCTATCGTCAAGGAAATTGCTGCTCGGCTCGAAGCCGAGGTCACCCTGACTTGCACGGAGCCTGAGCATGATCGTGGCTTGACGGTAACGCTGAGTCTCCCTCGCCGGTCCCCATCGAACTAA
- a CDS encoding response regulator transcription factor has protein sequence MRVLLVEDDPMIGEAVLAALKDASYATDWVRNGLTALGTLKSQHYDLVLLDLGLPGKDGLDVLRSVRATDNPVPLLIITARDGLDDRLQGLDGGADDYVLKPFQMAELLARMRAVLRRKNGNAAPVLGNGMVSLDPTTRQAQVRDATPIQLSGREFALLQALLIRPGAILSRSELEDRIYGWGEEVESNAVEYLIHAIRRKLGADIIKNVRGVGWMVSKPV, from the coding sequence ATGCGCGTCTTGCTGGTGGAAGATGATCCGATGATTGGCGAGGCCGTCCTTGCTGCCTTGAAGGACGCGTCATACGCGACGGACTGGGTACGCAATGGCTTGACCGCTCTGGGTACCTTGAAGAGCCAGCATTACGACCTTGTGTTGCTCGACCTGGGGCTGCCAGGCAAGGACGGCCTGGATGTCTTGCGCAGCGTGCGTGCAACAGACAACCCCGTGCCTTTGCTCATCATCACGGCACGAGACGGCCTCGATGACCGCCTGCAAGGCCTGGACGGGGGCGCCGATGACTACGTGCTCAAGCCATTTCAAATGGCAGAGTTGCTGGCACGCATGCGCGCTGTGTTGCGGCGCAAGAATGGCAATGCGGCGCCTGTACTGGGCAACGGGATGGTTTCGCTCGACCCCACCACCCGGCAGGCCCAGGTCCGCGATGCGACGCCGATCCAGTTGTCCGGACGCGAATTTGCCTTGCTGCAGGCGCTGCTGATTCGCCCCGGGGCGATCTTGTCACGCAGTGAACTGGAAGACCGCATCTACGGCTGGGGGGAAGAAGTCGAGAGCAATGCTGTGGAATACCTGATTCATGCGATCAGGCGCAAGTTGGGTGCAGACATCATCAAGAACGTAAGGGGGGTGGGATGGATGGTTTCCAAACCCGTTTGA
- a CDS encoding membrane protein encodes MTTPSERALAKVPEVTLGFWLIKIAATTLGETGGDAASMSLNLGYLLSTGIFAAVFLVAVIAQVKARKFHPGLYWITIVATTTVGTTLADFADRSLGIGYAGGSSLLLGLLLASLYIWYRTMGSVSVGAVNSPKAEMFYWVTIMFSQTLGTALGDWTADTAGMGYTGAALLFGGMLALITVAYRWTTISRTTLFWGAFILTRPLGAVVGDFLDKPLSSGGLALSRYSASLALLAFMVGCMLVFRQRAASATH; translated from the coding sequence ATGACAACCCCAAGCGAACGCGCCCTGGCCAAAGTCCCCGAGGTCACCTTGGGCTTCTGGCTCATCAAGATTGCCGCCACCACCCTGGGTGAAACCGGTGGTGACGCGGCATCCATGTCTTTGAACCTGGGCTACCTGCTCAGCACCGGCATTTTTGCCGCAGTGTTCCTGGTCGCGGTCATTGCCCAGGTCAAAGCCCGCAAGTTTCACCCTGGCCTGTACTGGATCACCATCGTCGCGACGACGACCGTGGGCACCACCCTGGCTGACTTTGCGGATCGCTCCCTGGGGATCGGCTACGCCGGGGGCAGCAGTCTGCTGCTGGGGCTGTTACTCGCTTCCTTGTACATCTGGTACCGGACGATGGGTTCAGTGTCCGTGGGAGCGGTGAACTCCCCCAAGGCCGAGATGTTCTACTGGGTCACGATCATGTTTTCCCAGACCTTGGGCACCGCGCTGGGGGACTGGACGGCCGATACGGCGGGCATGGGCTACACAGGCGCAGCCTTGTTGTTCGGTGGGATGCTGGCACTGATCACGGTCGCTTACCGATGGACCACCATTTCCAGAACGACCCTCTTTTGGGGCGCCTTCATCCTGACCCGTCCGCTCGGTGCCGTGGTGGGCGACTTTCTCGACAAGCCACTGAGCAGCGGCGGCCTGGCGTTGAGCCGCTACAGCGCATCCTTGGCGCTGCTGGCATTCATGGTGGGCTGCATGTTGGTATTCAGGCAGCGTGCCGCATCGGCTACGCACTGA
- a CDS encoding membrane protein, whose product MKKIPERPSNTWLNKVPEVTLAFWIIKIMSTTVGETVADFLAVNAGLGQGLTRSVMGAFLLAALVMQLRTWRYTPWVYWLTVVLVSVVGTQITDLLTDGLGVSLYLSTAAFAALLAVLFYVWHRVERTLSIHDIVTRRRELFYWATILCTFALGTAAGDLATEALGLGFTIGVMTFGLLISLTFALWRTGGNAVLTFWIAYILTRPFGAALGDLLTQAKAYGGIGMGAMWTSALFLSVIVILVANAQRKSRSPKLAPPAR is encoded by the coding sequence ATGAAAAAAATACCTGAACGGCCATCCAACACCTGGCTGAACAAAGTTCCTGAGGTCACATTGGCCTTCTGGATCATCAAGATCATGTCCACGACCGTGGGCGAAACCGTGGCGGATTTCCTTGCGGTGAATGCGGGTTTGGGGCAAGGCCTCACCCGTTCCGTCATGGGGGCATTCTTGCTCGCCGCGTTGGTCATGCAACTTCGCACATGGCGCTACACGCCTTGGGTCTACTGGCTCACCGTCGTGCTGGTCAGTGTGGTCGGGACGCAGATCACAGACCTGCTGACAGACGGGTTGGGGGTCAGTTTGTACCTCAGCACGGCGGCATTTGCTGCACTGCTGGCCGTTCTGTTCTACGTCTGGCATCGCGTGGAGCGCACCCTGTCCATCCATGACATCGTGACGAGGCGTCGGGAGCTGTTTTACTGGGCCACGATTTTGTGCACCTTTGCATTGGGCACCGCTGCAGGTGACTTGGCCACGGAAGCCCTGGGGCTTGGGTTCACGATTGGCGTGATGACCTTCGGCTTGTTGATCAGCCTGACGTTTGCGCTGTGGCGCACGGGTGGCAACGCTGTGCTGACCTTCTGGATCGCCTACATCCTGACGCGCCCATTCGGCGCGGCCTTGGGTGATCTGCTGACCCAGGCCAAGGCCTACGGTGGCATCGGCATGGGGGCAATGTGGACCAGCGCCTTGTTCCTGTCGGTGATCGTCATCCTGGTTGCCAACGCACAGCGCAAGTCCAGATCCCCGAAACTTGCCCCCCCCGCTCGCTGA
- a CDS encoding GreA/GreB family elongation factor, protein MDKCLLQQQVLERLAEDLQQAEQAARVAHETATHEENIAENKYDTLGLEAAYLATGQARRAEAIRQAMANWRQFRPRPYDASKGIQLGALVCLVDADDKQQQLFLGPDGGSMKLVSGTEVVQVISRETPLGRAMLGKCEGDEVSIQGAPTRLQFEVLWVH, encoded by the coding sequence ATGGATAAATGCTTGCTGCAGCAGCAGGTGCTGGAACGGCTCGCCGAAGACCTGCAGCAAGCCGAACAGGCCGCGCGGGTGGCCCATGAAACGGCGACGCACGAAGAGAACATCGCCGAAAACAAATACGACACCTTGGGGCTCGAAGCCGCTTACCTGGCCACCGGCCAGGCGCGTCGTGCCGAAGCCATCCGCCAGGCGATGGCCAATTGGCGGCAGTTCCGCCCGCGCCCTTACGACGCCAGCAAAGGCATCCAGCTCGGCGCACTGGTCTGCCTGGTCGATGCCGACGACAAGCAGCAACAGCTCTTTCTCGGCCCGGATGGGGGCAGCATGAAGCTGGTCAGCGGTACCGAGGTCGTTCAAGTCATCAGCCGCGAAACCCCTTTGGGCAGGGCCATGCTGGGTAAATGCGAGGGGGATGAGGTGTCGATACAGGGTGCGCCAACTCGACTGCAGTTTGAGGTGCTGTGGGTTCATTGA